One Salmo trutta chromosome 12, fSalTru1.1, whole genome shotgun sequence genomic region harbors:
- the LOC115204621 gene encoding NEDD4-binding protein 2-like 1 isoform X1, whose translation MGRKRTRHIIILRGLPGSGKTTRASNIVEMYGSGEAFSTDDYFRENGNMVGFHKRYLQEAHEWNRNRVLQAIRRKVHPIVIDNTNLHKWEMWPYVRMAFRRGYWIEFEDLPVIPLEILDRWCSKIHMEKLERMREDYEPVKKIWDVLFDYESRGRWMPTSERLRNHW comes from the exons ATggggagaaagaggacaaggcaTATTATAATTCTCAGAGGACTCCCCGGATCAGGAAAGACAACTCGGGCAAG taatATTGTGGAGATGTATGGGTCTGGAGAAGCCTTCAGCACAGACGACTACTTCAGGGAGAACGGGAATATGGTTGGGTTCCACAAGAGATACCTGCAAGAAGCTCATGAATGGAACCGTAACAGAG TTCTTCAAGCCATCAGAAGAAAAGTCCATCCGATCGTGATTGACAACACCAATCTGCATAAATGGGAGATGTGGCCTTATGTCCGAATG GCGTTTCGCCGTGGCTACTGGATCGAGTTTGAGGACCTCCCTGTCATTCCATTAGAGATTCTCGACAG ATGGTGTTCTAAGATCCACATGGAGAAAttagagaggatgagagaagatTATGAGCCCGTAAAGAAAATATGGGACGTCCTCTTTGACTATGAGTCCAGAGGGAGGTGGATGCCCACCTCAGAGAGACTGCGGAACCACTGGTGA
- the LOC115204621 gene encoding NEDD4-binding protein 2-like 1 isoform X2, which produces MLSVSVCVYSNIVEMYGSGEAFSTDDYFRENGNMVGFHKRYLQEAHEWNRNRVLQAIRRKVHPIVIDNTNLHKWEMWPYVRMAFRRGYWIEFEDLPVIPLEILDRWCSKIHMEKLERMREDYEPVKKIWDVLFDYESRGRWMPTSERLRNHW; this is translated from the exons AtgttgagtgtgagtgtgtgtgtctacagtaatATTGTGGAGATGTATGGGTCTGGAGAAGCCTTCAGCACAGACGACTACTTCAGGGAGAACGGGAATATGGTTGGGTTCCACAAGAGATACCTGCAAGAAGCTCATGAATGGAACCGTAACAGAG TTCTTCAAGCCATCAGAAGAAAAGTCCATCCGATCGTGATTGACAACACCAATCTGCATAAATGGGAGATGTGGCCTTATGTCCGAATG GCGTTTCGCCGTGGCTACTGGATCGAGTTTGAGGACCTCCCTGTCATTCCATTAGAGATTCTCGACAG ATGGTGTTCTAAGATCCACATGGAGAAAttagagaggatgagagaagatTATGAGCCCGTAAAGAAAATATGGGACGTCCTCTTTGACTATGAGTCCAGAGGGAGGTGGATGCCCACCTCAGAGAGACTGCGGAACCACTGGTGA